The Alphaproteobacteria bacterium genome includes the window GGCCTCGGCGGCGACATCGCTTTCGAGTGGCGTGCCGCAGGCGAAGATAGCGGGGCAGGTTTGCCAGTAGCGGGAATCGCCGACAGCCGCGTTCATGTAGAGCGACTGATCTACAAGCCACAGCACTGCCTGGCGGATGCGCACGTCGTCGAAGGGGGGGTGCAGATGGTTCATCCTAAGCCAGCCCTGTTGGCCGAGCGGATCGAGGTTCTCGACAAGCACGCCGGGCGCGGCTTCCATGATTGGTAGCAGGTCGTGCGGCGGTAGCTCGAAATAGTCGATCTCACCCGCCATCAGCGCGTTCATCGCGGTCGCCGCGTCAGGGATGTAGTGCCACTCGACGCGATCCACCTTCACCACCTTGCCGCCGGCCGCGAAGCTCGGCGCCTCGGTGCGCGGTACATAGGCCTGATTGAGCACGTAGACCACCTTGGCGCCCGGCACCCACTCCTCGGCCACGAACAGGAACGGCCCCGAGCCGATGATCTCAGGCACCTGCTCGAAAGGATCGGTCGCGGCCAGGCGTTCCGGCATCATGAAAGGCACGTTCGAGCTGATCTTACCGAGCGATTCTAGCACCAGCCCATAGGGCGCCGAGAGCACCAGCTCGAAAGTACTGTCG containing:
- a CDS encoding ABC transporter substrate-binding protein — protein: GTSSAWSETVLKVVPHADLKNIDPIWTTAYITRNHGYMVYDTLFALDENLEVQPQMVDSWSVSDDSLTWAFTLRDELLWHDGTPVTAADCVASIKRWGARDGMGQKLMDATAELRVVDDSTFELVLSAPYGLVLESLGKISSNVPFMMPERLAATDPFEQVPEIIGSGPFLFVAEEWVPGAKVVYVLNQAYVPRTEAPSFAAGGKVVKVDRVEWHYIPDAATAMNALMAGEIDYFELPPHDLLPIMEAAPGVLVENLDPLGQQGWLRMNHLHPPFDDVRIRQAVLWLVDQSLYMNAAVGDSRYWQTCPAIFACGTPLESDVAAEA